CCTGGTTCCGCGCATCCGTCTTCCCCTCGCCGAAGGTCCTCCCGGTGTGCAGTACGGGTGAAGGGCCCCGAAGGTTGAGCCGGGCGTGCACCCGGGTTGTCCCTGCGTGCACCGCGGCTACCGCGGCGGGTACCCGGGCGGTCAAGGTCGAACCATGACGAAGCTGAGCGCCGAGCAGATCGCCCGGCACGCCTACCAGGCCGGGTTCCGCGGCCAGGGCCTGACCACCGCGGTCGCGGTCGCGCTGGCCGAGTCCGGCGGCCGGACGACCGCGCACAACGCGACCCCGCCGGACGACTCGTACGGCCTCTGGCAGATCAACATGCTGGGCGCGCTCGGTCCCGAGCGGCGTCACCAGTACCACCTGAAGTCGAACGACCAGCTGTTCGACCCGGACACCAACGCCCGCGTCGCGAACAGCATCTCCGGGGACGGCCACGACTTCACGCCCTGGTCGACGTACACGAACGGCGCCTACAAGCACCACCTCACGGCCGCTCGCAGGGCCGCCCAAGACGTGGCGAAGCACCACGGCAAGCCCTCCCACACCGGTGGCGCGAGCGGCGGCCCGCTCCGGGTGGACGACGCGGTGCTGCACTCCTACGTGGGCCGGACCCGGCACGTCGCCGACGCGCTGGGCTCCGCGACCGGGCACCTGCGCGACGTCCGGGAGATCGGCCACGAGAGCTTCGGCAAGATCGGCCGGGAGTCGGGCTTCGCCGACGCGCTCGCCGGCTTCGTGCTGGCGCTGCAGCGTCAGGTCAAGGGCGTCGGCGCGCACGCCGACGGGCTGGCCGGCGCCGCGCAGAAGGCCGCCAAGACCTACCGCGACCACGAGACGGCCACCGCTGCCGCGGTGAACGGAATGGACTGACATGGACACCGCCGCGCTCGCGCACTCCTTCGCGAAGGACCTCCTCGCGCACCGCACCAAGCTCGCCGGGAAGGCCGAGGACGCCGTCCGCGCCGAGTACGCCCTGCACCAGGTGGCCGGCACGCTGGACGCGCAGCACGACGCCTACCACAAGGAAAGCGCCACCGTCCTCGAACACTGGCACGGCCACGGCGCCGACGGCTTCCGCCACACGAGCGCGAAGCTGACGAAGGAGCTTCGGATCACCGGCGCGGCCGGGGCGGCGGCGGAGAAGGTCGTCGCGCACGTGGCGTCCACAGTGGACTCCGGGCACACGGCCGTGCAGCGGCTGGTCGACGAGTACACCGCGCAGGCGAAGCAGGTTCTCGACGCGGGTGTCGCGGCCGGGACGCAGGCCGCGCTGATGCGCGCGGTGGGGCACGCCGCCGACCTGGCGCCGCAGTACACGCGGCAGTCGGCCTCGACGCTGCGGCACGTCGACGCGGAACTCAAGGCGGCGGCGAAGAAACTGCACGAGCTGCGGAAGGACCTGACCCACGACGGCGTCCTGGACAAGCCCGTGCACCCGGCGAAGGCGACGCATCCGAGCAAGGCTTCGGGACGGGGCAAGGACGTCGTCCACGCGGCGCGCACGCAGCTGGGCGTCCGGGAGAACCCGCCGGGCAGCAACCGGAACCCGTACGGGCCGACCGCGGCGTGGTGCTCGTCGTTCGCG
This genomic window from Amycolatopsis mongoliensis contains:
- a CDS encoding transglycosylase SLT domain-containing protein; this translates as MTKLSAEQIARHAYQAGFRGQGLTTAVAVALAESGGRTTAHNATPPDDSYGLWQINMLGALGPERRHQYHLKSNDQLFDPDTNARVANSISGDGHDFTPWSTYTNGAYKHHLTAARRAAQDVAKHHGKPSHTGGASGGPLRVDDAVLHSYVGRTRHVADALGSATGHLRDVREIGHESFGKIGRESGFADALAGFVLALQRQVKGVGAHADGLAGAAQKAAKTYRDHETATAAAVNGMD
- a CDS encoding CHAP domain-containing protein → MDTAALAHSFAKDLLAHRTKLAGKAEDAVRAEYALHQVAGTLDAQHDAYHKESATVLEHWHGHGADGFRHTSAKLTKELRITGAAGAAAEKVVAHVASTVDSGHTAVQRLVDEYTAQAKQVLDAGVAAGTQAALMRAVGHAADLAPQYTRQSASTLRHVDAELKAAAKKLHELRKDLTHDGVLDKPVHPAKATHPSKASGRGKDVVHAARTQLGVRENPPGSNRNPYGPTAAWCSSFATAMWRKAGVQIPVLPFSGDVFHWGERNGHAYGKHALHEARPGDVLIFGTGPQNTSTSTHIGIVEKVEGNQVTMIEGNSGDAVRRNTHTLSASTFYGGVHP